The Halomonas sp. HAL1 genome segment GCAGAAGAGCCTGGCAGCGAATGAGTCAAGCCAAAACGGCTTGGCGGGGTCGTTGGGCGCGGCGTTCCATCAGCCTGCGGCTATTGCTGGCCGTATTAGTGATGGTGGGGCTGGCCCTGCCTATCGCTGGCACGCTACTTTCTCACCATTACCATACCTCGGCCACTCAGGCCTTTGATGATCGTCTTGGTGCGACGCTTAATGTCATCATGGCGGGCGTGACTTATGACCGTTTAGCGCAGCAGCTTGTCCACGACCGGGCGCTGGGCGACCCGCGTTTTGAGAATGTCTACTCCGGCTGGTACTGGCAAATCACCGATGGCGGGCAACATACCCTGGCCTCTCGCTCACTATGGGATCAACGCCTGCCAGTGGTGGAGAATGAAAACCTCAGTGCGCGCTCATTAATCGGCCCGCGGGGGCAATCGCTGCGCGTGGTGGAGCGCGATATCTACCTGGCCCCGTTAGAGGAACCGCTACATATTAGCGTGGCCGCCCGAGACGATGTGCTCACCAACGATATCCGTGAATTCCAATATCTGTTGTGGGGCGGGTTAATCGGCTTGGGCGTGTTGCTACTCGGCGTGTTAGCACTGCAAGTTCGCTGGGGGTTAGCGCCGCTGCGCCGCATGCACGCCAATCTTCATGATGTGGAACAGGGCCGCAGCGAACAGTTAGATACCCGCTTGCCGGAAGAGTTAGCGACACTGGCGGCCTCAATGAACGCGGTGTTGGCACGCGATCAGCGCTTAATCGAGCGCGGACGCCATACCGCGGGCAATCTTGCCCATGCGTTGAAAACACCACTGAGTGTGATGCGCCTGCAGCTTCGCCAGCTTCCAGAAGCGAACCGTGCCGCCTGGGCGGTAGAGTTGGAACGCTTGGATAGCGCGGTACGTCATCACTTGGCCCGAGCCTCCGCGGCGGGTGAAGGCGTGCGCTTTGCACCTATTGATCTACACCCTACGCTAACACCGCTACTTAATGGACTCTCCAGGCTTGCCCAGCGGCGCGGCATTGTGCTGCGCCAAACCTGGGGCCAGAAAATCAGAGTGCACATGGATGAGCAAGATATCCAAGAGCTGGTGGGTAACTTGATGGATAATGCGCTGCGCTGGGCGCATAGCGAGGTGCAGCTTAACGTGAAAATTGACGGTCAGAAGTTGATTTTAACCGTTAGCGATAACGGCCCTGGCATGTCGGAGGCAGAGTGCCAGCAGGCGGTTCAGCGTGGTCAACGGTTAGATGAGCACCGCTCTGGCAGTGGCCTGGGGCTGGCCATTGTGACCGATCTTGTCGCCCTGTATAGCGGCCAAATGCATCTTACTCGCGCCAGCACCGGCGGGTTAGAGGTAGTCGTCGAGCTGCCTGTGGTGGCGCATGGATAACGGAGACTTCATTGGATGAATGGCACTGATACGCTGCCCGATATATTAGCCGGCCCCTTATTAAGACGCATCAGCACGACTCGGCTGGTACTTTGGATGGTCGCCACTCGGCGATTAAATATGACGCTAATACTGCGGCCTGGGCAGAGTAATGCCGCGTCGATTGGTTTGGCGCATCACCAGCAGTGCATTCCTATCGGCCAGCGCGCCTTTATCTATCTAATTGATATTGAGCTGGAGTCACCGCTGTCCTGCGATGAGCGCATCGAGTATGACCTGCAAGTTGAAACGGCAACGGGTAATTGGCGCTCATTGCCCGAGTGGGCGCCATGGCTATGTTATGACGGCGCCGCTTATCCCGCCTTTGTGATTGCCTCGCGGCATCACCGGCTTATGCATGGTTCCTGCCGCAAACCCCATCACGACAGTGACGATGGTTTGGTGCGCGCCGATAACTGGCTCGCCGAGCAGCAAGGCGCCCCAGCCGAGTGGCCCGCTTGGCTGCTGATGACCGGTGATCAAATTTATGCTGACGATGTTGCCGGCCCGATGCTGCGCGCCGTGCATGCGCTCATAGAGCGGCTGGGGCTGGTGGATGAGTGGCTGGAAGGCGCCACGGTGGACGATAGCCAAGCCCTCTACGACTCGCCCGATAGTTACTATCAGCGCGCTGAGTTGCTGCCGGATGTGACCAAGAATGTGGCGCTACGCAAGCGCTTTTTTAGCGGCGTCAAGAAGCCGGTCTTTACGTCGGCGAATGCGCAGAACCATTTAATGACACTGGCTGAAATGCTCGCCATGTACTGCCTGGTATGGTCCCCCGAGCCCTGGCGAGTGATGACGTTCGACGCGCCTGCTTTAGATCAAAAAAATGCCGAGCTATATCGTCAGGAGCAAGCGGTGATAGACAGCTTCGTGGCTGGTCTGCCGCAGTGCGCGCGGTTAATGGCGCACTTACCCAGCCTGATGATCTTCGATGACCACGATGTGACCGATGACTGGAACCTTTCCGCTGACTGGGAGCTCGCCGCTTACGGCCATCCGTTCTCGAAGCGCATTATCGGTAACGCCCTGGTGGCTTATTTGCTCTGTCAGGCCTGGGGGAATGACCCTGATAAGCTCAATCCACTAACCCATCACGCCTCGACGCTGCTGGGTGATGGCAGCCAGCCGCTGGTATGCGCCGAGCAAGATGGTTTCATTGAGCGGCTACTGCGTTTTCAGGGCTGGGAGTTTCAGGTGCCGGGTACACCTACCTTAATCGTGCTGGATACCCGAACCCGCCGTTGGCGCAGCGAGCGCAATCTTAATCACCCTTCTGGCTTGATGGATTGGGAAGCGCTGATGGAGATGCAACAAGCGCTAATGGGGGCCAAAAGCGCGGTGATCATTTCGCCCGCGCCCATGTTTGGCGTCAAATTGATTGAGAGTATTCAAAGAATCTTTACCGCGGTGGGTAAGCCGTTGGTGGTCGATGCTGAGAACTGGATGGCCCATCGCGGGGCGGCCAATACGCTGCTGCAAATATGGCAACACTCCAAAACCCCCGGCAACTACGTGATCTTGTCGGGCGATGTGCACTACTCGTTTGTCTACGACATCGTGGTCCGTCATCAGCGGCGCTCCCCCCATCTCTGGCAAATCACGTCGAGTGGGATTAAAAACACTTTTCCGACCACTCTGCTCAATACCTTTGATCGCTTGAACCGCTGGTTATATGCGCCGTTGTCGCCACTCAACTGGTTTACCAAGCGTCGCAAACTGAGTGTTCACCCCCGAGACCCGGACCGCGCCAGCGCGGGCGAGCGGCTCTGGAACGCCAGCGGCATTGGCTTGGTAACGCTGGACGAAAAAGGGCACCCGATTGATATTCGCCAGCTGGATGCTGATGGCTGCGATGTGGTCTTTCCGCCGCCTGAAAAGCCTCTTAAATAAATAACATCTGTCGTTAAAAGTGGTTGGGTGTTCACTGCCTGAGTCGCCATTTGTCATGAGAGCGTCACGAAAAAGACGCATGCTTACAGCCTACCAATCACCGCTAAGGAAGGCTGCACATCAGTGCCCGGCTGCCTTGTGAAGGTAAACGGGGGCTGATGAATAGGACAGTAGGCAAATGACCGCACAAGAAGCGCAGTGGCTTAACCAAATTATTGCGACCGAAGAGCTGCAGGTGCTCTTTCAGCCCATTGTGGATGCCAACCAGCAGGCGATTTATGGCTACGAAGCACTGATTCGTGGCCCCAAAACGTCACCGCTGCACTCGCCGTTACGGCTGTTTGATGTGGCCACCCAGGCAGGGCAGCTAGTGGAGTTAGATTTACTCTGCCGACGCTTGGCGATTCAACGCTTTGCCGAACTTGAACTGCCCGGCCTGCTCTTTCTTAACGTCATGCCGTTAACCATCGTTGAGCGTGATTTTCGCGAAGGCTTAACGTTGGGCTTCATTCGCGAGAGCGGCCTGCCTCCAGAGCGAGTAGTGATTGAGCTCACCGAACATGTGCCGATTCATGACTATGAGTTAATGCGCCAAGCGGTGGATCATTACCGTGACATGGGCTTTCAGGTGGCGCTGGATGACTTGGGGGCAGGGCACTCAAGCCTGCGCCACTGGTCAGAGCTGCGGCCTGATTTCGTCAAGCTTGATCGGCACTTTATCTCAGGGATTGATCAGGAGCCTGCGAAGCGCGAATTTCTTCGCTCGATTCTTGATGTGGCGCGCAGCTTGGATTGCCAGCTAATAGCCGAAGGCGTGGAGACTGCGGCGGAGCATCTCTGCTTGTGGGAACTCGACCGTGGTCTTGCGCTACTGCAAGGCTTCTATTTTGCGCGGCCAAGCCCGCAGCCGCCTTTACAGCTCAACATGCTGCTGCCCGCGACAACTCAGTTAAAAAGCCCTGCTGGCCGCACTGCGCGCTCTATTTTGCGCACGATTGAGGCCATCACCACTGACTGTGCAGTGCCAATCATCTCCGAGCGGTTTCGCCGCCAACCCAGCTTGCGCTGTGTGGCCGTATTGGAGGACGGTAAGCCCGTGGCAGTGGTGCGTCGCAATGCTTTTTTAACCCTGTTCACCAACCCTTATAGCCATGCGCTGTATGCCAAGCGCTGCGTATTGGACGTGGCCGATGTACGCATGCTGGTGGCTGAAGCAGATACCCCGCTTGAGGTGTTGAGCCAGCAACTGACCGATAGCCATGATATTGAGCAGGAAGACTTTGTGATCACCAATGATGAAGGTGATTACGTGGGCATGGGTAATATCGTTGACCTTTTGCGTGAAATCACCGCGATTCAGGTGCGCCAAGCACGCCATGCCAATCCGCTGACCGGCTTGCCGGGCAATATCCTGATTAACGAAACGCTGGTCGCTTATTTAGCCGCCGAGCAGGGCTTTGCGGCCGCTTATGTCGATTTGGATAATTTTAAGGCGTTTAACGATGCTTACGGCTATGCCCGGGGCGACCAGGTGATTATTTCGCTATCGCGGCTGCTGCAGGCCCAGGTGGAAAGCGCGGGTGGTTTTATCGGCCATATTGGCGGTGATGATTTTATGATGTTGCTACCGCCCAGCCATTGGGAAAGTGTTTGCGGCCAAATCCTGCGCTCATTTGAAGTGATGGCCCCCGGTTTCTATGAAGAAGCGGACCGGCTGAAAGGCGGGATTCAGATTGAAAACCGACAAAATAGCGTGACGTTTTTCCCCTTTGTCAGCGTGTCGATTGCAGTAAAACCTGTTACCGATACAGCTACTTGCAGAGCGCTGGATATTGCCGCTGAGCTGTCTGAACTGAAGCATCAAGCCAAAAAAATTCCTGGTAACAGCCTGTTTGTTGAGCGTCGCGGTAGCTGCGTTAGCCAGTAAAGCGTCAATGTCATGTTACGTTAGCAAAATCGTCACCAAGCGGTCATATAAATGCCCCGCCGTTGTCATCTGAAGTGGTCAGGATTGTGGCTATCTTTTAACAACACTTTAGGTGCCCCATGCAGATCTCCTCACTTGCCCATGCGCTTCCCCGCACATTGATCAGCGCCGCCGTTGCCAGCGCTTTCGCGTTGGTCGCGGTGAATGCCTCAGCGGATCTTTCATCGCGTTATGTCGATAACGATGGCGATATGATCGCTGATGCGCCTAGCGATGAGTCACAGTGGGCCGATCCCGATACGCTCGTGTTTGCCTACACGCCAGTGGAAGACCCAGCGGTTTACGCCGACGTATGGTCTGACTTCCTGGAGCACCTAAGCGAAGCAACCGGCAAAGAAGTTCAGTTCTTCCCCGTGCAGTCCAACGCCGCCCAGCAGGAAGCGCTGCGCGCTGGCCGCTTGCACGTCGCCGGTTTTAACACCGGTGGTGTACCGGTCGCGGTCAACTGCGGTGGTTTCCGTCCGTTTGCCATGATGGCGGCAGACGATGGCAGCTTTGGCTATGAAATGGAGATCATCACCTATCCTGGCAGCGGCATTGAGTCCGTTGAGGATCTAGAGGGTCGCCAACTGGCCTTTACGTCTGAGACCTCTAACTCCGGTTTCCGCGCGCCCTCTGCACTGCTGCGCTCCGAGTACGGTATGGAAGCGGGCGAAGATTTTGAAACTGCCTTTTCTGGCTCCCACGACAACTCTATCTTAGGTGTGGTGAACGAAGACTACGACGCCGCTGCCATCGCCAACTCAGTGGCACGCCGCATGCTGGCACGTGATGTTGTGACAGAGGGCGATTACGAAGTGATCTACACCTCCGATACCTTCCCCACCACCGCTTACGGGCTGGCGAATAACCTGAACCCGGAACTTGCCGAGAAAATTCAGGATGCGTTCTTCAGCTACGACTGGGAAGGCACTGCCCTTGAATCCGAATTCGCCAACTCCGGTGAAGCGCAGTTTATTCCGATTACCTATCAGGAAAACTGGTCGGTTATTCGCACCATTGCTGATGCTAACGGTGTGACTTACGACTGCGACTGATCGATTGGGTAGACGGTACTGCTCGGCCAGGAAGGCTAACCTTTCTGGCCGTTTCGCTATATATACGAGGTGGGAAAAATGTTAACACTTAGCGGCGTAGGCAAGCGCTACCCCACCGGGGATCGGGCGCTAACGGACATTGAGCTCACGCTACCCAACGGCCAGGTGATGGCGCTGATTGGGCCGTCAGGCGCGGGCAAAAGCACCCTGATTCGCTGTGTAAACCGGTTAGTTGAACCTACTCAGGGCAGCATTCGCCTGGAAGACACCGAGCTGACCAAGCTCTCAGGTCATAAGCTTCGCCAAGCACGACGCTCAATGGGAATGATTTTCCAGGAGTATGCCCTGGTAGACCGGCTCACCGTGATGGAGAACGTGCTCTCCGGCCAGCTCGGCTATGTTGGTTTTTGGCGCAGTTTTTTGCGTCGCTATCCCCAGGAGGCGGTGGTCGAAGCCTTTCGACTACTTGAACGGGTCGGGCTTACTCACGCTATCGATAAGCGCGCCGATGCGCTTTCCGGCGGCCAGCGTCAGCGTGTCGGTATCGCCCGGGCGCTGCTGCAGAGCCCCAAGCTCCTGCTAGTTGACGAACCTACCGCCAGCCTCGACCCGAAAACCTCGCGCCAAATCATGCGCCTGATTCGCGAGCTGTGTGCTGAGCGTGATTTGGCGGCGATCATCAATATTCACGATGTCGCGTTGGCTCAGCAGTTTGCTGACCGAATTGTCGGCCTGCGGGCTGGTAAAATTGTCTTTGACGGCCTGCCTAGTGAGCTCACCAGTGAGATGCTCACGACCATTTATGGCGAAGAGGATTGGGATACAACTCCTGAACCGATGGACGGCGACACGTCTGACGATACTTCAGAAGCGGCTTCTTATCAGCGCGGCCTGCCGCCGATGGCAGCAGGGAGTGCTCAATGAACGAACGGGCAGAGACGCAGCTAACACAAGAGCAGGCGCGCCAACAGGCGGCCCAGCGGGGGCAGTGGCGGCGCCTGCCAATGGTTGAGAACCCGCGCTTGCGTTGGGGGCTGGTGATTGGCGCGATGATCTATTTGGTGTTGGCGCTCGCCTCGGTAGAAGTCAACTGGGCGCGGGTAGCGGAAGGCGCGGGGCGGGCGGTTAACTTCTTGGGCGCCTTTATGCAGCCCGATTTTGTTAGCCGTCAGAGCGATATTGTGGCGGGCCTGATGGAAAGTTTGACCATGACGCTCACCTCGACGGTTTTGGGCGTTTTGCTGGCGATTCCCGTGGGCTTAGGGGCCGCGCGCAATATTTCACCGCTACCGATCTACTTTGTGTGTCGCGCGATTATTGCCGTTTCGCGCACCTTTCAAGAGATCATCATCGCGATTCTGTTTGTGGTCATGTTCGGCTTTGGGCCGCTGGCGGGAATGATCACGCTGGCCTTTGCGACGATTGGCTTTATGGCCAAGCTGTTGGCGGAAGATATTGAAGACCTGGATTGGCGTCAGGTGGAAGCCGTGCGGGCAACCGGCGCAAGCTGGTGGCAAACCATGAACCATGCGGTTCAGCCGCAGGTTATGCCGCGTTTGATCGGGCTTTCGGTTTATCGACTGGATATCAATTTCCGCGAGTCGGCGGTGATCGGCATTGTCGGGGCGGGCGGTATCGGCGCGACGCTGAATACTTCGCTGAGCCGCTATGAGTACGATACGTCTGCCGCCATTCTATTGATTATCATCGCTATTGTGCTGCTGTGCGAGTACAGCTCAAGCCATGTCCGCCGCTGGACCCAGTAAACGCTTCTTAGCCACCCATGGCCTGTCATTTTTGGAGAACCGCGATGCCCGTATCTACTAACTCCCAGGGTCTGCCGGT includes the following:
- a CDS encoding sensor histidine kinase; this translates as MSQAKTAWRGRWARRSISLRLLLAVLVMVGLALPIAGTLLSHHYHTSATQAFDDRLGATLNVIMAGVTYDRLAQQLVHDRALGDPRFENVYSGWYWQITDGGQHTLASRSLWDQRLPVVENENLSARSLIGPRGQSLRVVERDIYLAPLEEPLHISVAARDDVLTNDIREFQYLLWGGLIGLGVLLLGVLALQVRWGLAPLRRMHANLHDVEQGRSEQLDTRLPEELATLAASMNAVLARDQRLIERGRHTAGNLAHALKTPLSVMRLQLRQLPEANRAAWAVELERLDSAVRHHLARASAAGEGVRFAPIDLHPTLTPLLNGLSRLAQRRGIVLRQTWGQKIRVHMDEQDIQELVGNLMDNALRWAHSEVQLNVKIDGQKLILTVSDNGPGMSEAECQQAVQRGQRLDEHRSGSGLGLAIVTDLVALYSGQMHLTRASTGGLEVVVELPVVAHG
- a CDS encoding alkaline phosphatase D family protein, which translates into the protein MNGTDTLPDILAGPLLRRISTTRLVLWMVATRRLNMTLILRPGQSNAASIGLAHHQQCIPIGQRAFIYLIDIELESPLSCDERIEYDLQVETATGNWRSLPEWAPWLCYDGAAYPAFVIASRHHRLMHGSCRKPHHDSDDGLVRADNWLAEQQGAPAEWPAWLLMTGDQIYADDVAGPMLRAVHALIERLGLVDEWLEGATVDDSQALYDSPDSYYQRAELLPDVTKNVALRKRFFSGVKKPVFTSANAQNHLMTLAEMLAMYCLVWSPEPWRVMTFDAPALDQKNAELYRQEQAVIDSFVAGLPQCARLMAHLPSLMIFDDHDVTDDWNLSADWELAAYGHPFSKRIIGNALVAYLLCQAWGNDPDKLNPLTHHASTLLGDGSQPLVCAEQDGFIERLLRFQGWEFQVPGTPTLIVLDTRTRRWRSERNLNHPSGLMDWEALMEMQQALMGAKSAVIISPAPMFGVKLIESIQRIFTAVGKPLVVDAENWMAHRGAANTLLQIWQHSKTPGNYVILSGDVHYSFVYDIVVRHQRRSPHLWQITSSGIKNTFPTTLLNTFDRLNRWLYAPLSPLNWFTKRRKLSVHPRDPDRASAGERLWNASGIGLVTLDEKGHPIDIRQLDADGCDVVFPPPEKPLK
- a CDS encoding bifunctional diguanylate cyclase/phosphodiesterase — encoded protein: MTAQEAQWLNQIIATEELQVLFQPIVDANQQAIYGYEALIRGPKTSPLHSPLRLFDVATQAGQLVELDLLCRRLAIQRFAELELPGLLFLNVMPLTIVERDFREGLTLGFIRESGLPPERVVIELTEHVPIHDYELMRQAVDHYRDMGFQVALDDLGAGHSSLRHWSELRPDFVKLDRHFISGIDQEPAKREFLRSILDVARSLDCQLIAEGVETAAEHLCLWELDRGLALLQGFYFARPSPQPPLQLNMLLPATTQLKSPAGRTARSILRTIEAITTDCAVPIISERFRRQPSLRCVAVLEDGKPVAVVRRNAFLTLFTNPYSHALYAKRCVLDVADVRMLVAEADTPLEVLSQQLTDSHDIEQEDFVITNDEGDYVGMGNIVDLLREITAIQVRQARHANPLTGLPGNILINETLVAYLAAEQGFAAAYVDLDNFKAFNDAYGYARGDQVIISLSRLLQAQVESAGGFIGHIGGDDFMMLLPPSHWESVCGQILRSFEVMAPGFYEEADRLKGGIQIENRQNSVTFFPFVSVSIAVKPVTDTATCRALDIAAELSELKHQAKKIPGNSLFVERRGSCVSQ
- the phnD gene encoding phosphate/phosphite/phosphonate ABC transporter substrate-binding protein encodes the protein MQISSLAHALPRTLISAAVASAFALVAVNASADLSSRYVDNDGDMIADAPSDESQWADPDTLVFAYTPVEDPAVYADVWSDFLEHLSEATGKEVQFFPVQSNAAQQEALRAGRLHVAGFNTGGVPVAVNCGGFRPFAMMAADDGSFGYEMEIITYPGSGIESVEDLEGRQLAFTSETSNSGFRAPSALLRSEYGMEAGEDFETAFSGSHDNSILGVVNEDYDAAAIANSVARRMLARDVVTEGDYEVIYTSDTFPTTAYGLANNLNPELAEKIQDAFFSYDWEGTALESEFANSGEAQFIPITYQENWSVIRTIADANGVTYDCD
- the phnC gene encoding phosphonate ABC transporter ATP-binding protein, with amino-acid sequence MLTLSGVGKRYPTGDRALTDIELTLPNGQVMALIGPSGAGKSTLIRCVNRLVEPTQGSIRLEDTELTKLSGHKLRQARRSMGMIFQEYALVDRLTVMENVLSGQLGYVGFWRSFLRRYPQEAVVEAFRLLERVGLTHAIDKRADALSGGQRQRVGIARALLQSPKLLLVDEPTASLDPKTSRQIMRLIRELCAERDLAAIINIHDVALAQQFADRIVGLRAGKIVFDGLPSELTSEMLTTIYGEEDWDTTPEPMDGDTSDDTSEAASYQRGLPPMAAGSAQ
- the phnE gene encoding phosphonate ABC transporter, permease protein PhnE, whose translation is MNERAETQLTQEQARQQAAQRGQWRRLPMVENPRLRWGLVIGAMIYLVLALASVEVNWARVAEGAGRAVNFLGAFMQPDFVSRQSDIVAGLMESLTMTLTSTVLGVLLAIPVGLGAARNISPLPIYFVCRAIIAVSRTFQEIIIAILFVVMFGFGPLAGMITLAFATIGFMAKLLAEDIEDLDWRQVEAVRATGASWWQTMNHAVQPQVMPRLIGLSVYRLDINFRESAVIGIVGAGGIGATLNTSLSRYEYDTSAAILLIIIAIVLLCEYSSSHVRRWTQ